The region CTGTGGGCGATGCCCGCCAGCCCTTCGATGTGAAGTTTTATCTGGTCGCGATTCTGTTTCTGATCTTCGATGTTGAGCTTTTGTTCATGTACCCCTGGGCGGTGGCTGCTTACAAGGGTGATGGCGGAGTTCCTGCGGAACTTTCCTCGACAGTTTACGGCGTCATGCTCGTCTTCTTTGGTACTCTGGCAATTGCCTACATCTACGCCTGGCGAAAGGGTGTGTTCAAATGGCGATAGCTCAACCCCCAGGATCAGGTGGAGCCTCGGCAACACCAGGTTCCTCAGCCCCTTTCGTGAATCCGCAAAAGGGCCTGCCTGATAACGTCTTTCTCACCACGCTCAATGCCGCCTCAAGCTGGGCAAGAAAGAACAGCCTTTGGCCGATGCCTTTTGCCACAGCCTGTTGTGGGATCGAGCTGATGGCCACTGCCTCATCCCGGCATGACCTGGCTCGCTTCGGTGCTGAAGTCATGCGATTTTCGCCCCGCCAGTGCGACCTGATGATTGTCGCTGGTCGCGTCGCCATGAAGATGATGCCTGTTCTGCAACGCATCTGGCTGCAAATGCCCGAACCCAAGTGGTGCATCTCGATGGGCGCCTGTGCCTGTACGGGTGGAGTTTTCGATACTTATGCTGTCGTGCAGGGAATTGACCGCTTTATTCCGGTCGATCTTTATGTTCCTGGCTGCCCACCACGCCCGGAACAGTTGATTGCCGGAATCATGCAGATTCAGGATCTGGTGCAGAAGACGGGAACCATGCAGGGGACGGAATTCCAGTATCGAACTCGACCAACGGGCCCCGCTCCGTTCGATGCCGATGAGATTATCCGGATTCGAGAAGGTCAGATGCAGCTCACTCCACTGGAGCTCCCCGCATCGTTGAAAAGGGGGAATCCAGCTCTTGAGGGGTCTGCTTAATCCAAAGAAATCGAGCAGATTGGTTTTCTGTTCAGCACAGTAGCGTCTATCTGAAATTAAAGCAGGCGCTGAAGTTTCAAATCCAAATGAATCTCGACAGTTGTTCGGAAAGTCGTCATTGAGAAGGGTAGGTTTCGGTGGACTTCGCAGCACTCAATGAGCATTTGGGCGGTGTCCTGAAATCGGAATCTTTCCGAGACAACACACGCCTGATCGTCCCGGCAGCTCAACTCGATGATCTCATGTCTCACCTCAAACATCACCTGGGGTTCGACATGCTCAGTGATGTCACCTGCTGTGATTACCTGGAGTACCCCGGTGCCACAGATCGCTATGGCGTCATCTATGTCGTGGTGAACACCAAGACTCGAGAGCGGCTTGTCGTCAAAACTTTCGTGAATGATCCATCGCCCACTTTGCCCTCCATGTACCGCCACTGGAAAACTGCAGACTGGACGGAACGCGAAGTTTATGACCTGTTTGGCATTCACTTCGCCGGCCACCCGAATCTGCAGCGAATCCTTTGCCCCCCTGAGTTTGAAAGCCACGCACTCCGCAAAGATTACCCGCTTAAAGGGCGTGGAGAACGACATAACTTCCCGGTGATCACCAGAGCCGAAAGTTAACCACCCGCTGCCAGCCACCTGACGACTTGCCGGTGATATTGATCAAAGCCATAAAACCTGTTTCATCCCTGATTCGCGAAACTTCACTCATTGAAGGTTGACCATGCCCGTTGTTGCCTCTTCGCTCCACCCGGCGACGTCCCGCAATGCGGCTGGCGGGCCGGCCTCATCACATGCCGAAGCGGCGAATTCTGAATATTTATGGACGCTGAACTTCGGGCCTCAGCATCCAGCCACTCACACCACGCTCCGACTGGTTCTGACGCTCGATGGGGAAAAGGTCGTTAAGGCCGAACCCGATATTGGTTATCTCCACAGTGGTTTTGAAAAACTGGGGGAATCACTCGATTTCAATCAGTATGTCACCATTGTTGACCGCATGAATTACATCTCGCCACTGGCGAATGAAATTGCCTGGCACCATACCGTCGAAAAACTGCTCGGTATCGAGATCACTCCCCGCTGTACTTATCTGCGGACAATCCTTGCCGAGCTGATGCGTCTGCATGACCACCTGTTGTGTGTGGGCGCTGTGGCCCTCGACCTGGGAGCATTTACTGCCTTTCTGTATTTCTTCCAGCAGCGGGAATTGATTTACGACATTGTGGAATATGCCTCAGGCCAGCGATTTCACACAAGCTACACCCGTGTCGGTGGTGTGCTTTTCGACGTGAATAACTTATGGGCCGATAAGGTTCGCTCATTCGCGAAGAACTTCCCCAAGATTCACAGCGAAGTGGATCGTCTGCTGACGAAGAATCGCATTTTTGTGGATCGAGTCAAAGGTGTGGGTGTTCTTTCCCGCGAAGACGCCATCAACATGGGCTGTACTGGCCCTATTGCCCGCGCCTCTGGTGTGGTGCGGGACCTGCGAAAAGATGAACCCTACCTGGCGTATGCTGATCTCGATTTCAAGATCGCTGCCTCTAAAAATGGCGATTGCTATGCCCGCTATTTAGTCCGTATGCAGGAAATGCTCGAGAGCATCAAAATTATTAACCAGGCGATTGAAAACATCCCCGCAGGCCCGGTGAATGTCGAGTTGGAGGGGAAGTCCGTTCTTCCTTCCAAACCCGCTGTCTATCGAAGTATTGAAGGTTTGATCCACCACTTTGAAATGATTATGCCCAATCGCGGCTTCAAAGTTCCGGTGGAAGAGCTTTACGCCTGTACGGAATCTCCCAATGGGGAATTGGGTTTTTATATAGTCGCCGATGGAGAACCGCGTGCCTATCGGGCTCGATGCCGGCCACCCTCGTTCATCCACTTTGCGACATTCCAGCACCTGATGCCGGGCTATATGCTCAGCGATGTGCCAGCCATTCTGGGTAGTTTGAATATCATTGCTGCGGAGTTGGATCGATGACGGTACTTTCGGATGATTTACGGGCACGCATTGTTGCGGAGTTTCCGAAATACCCGAACAAGCGGGCGGTCACTCTCCCAGCGCTGCATTTAGTGCATGATGAACTCCGCCATGTTTCGACGGGTGCGATCGAAGAAATTGCAGAACTTCTCGAACTGCACCCCTCCGAAGTTCATGACACGATGACGTTCTACCAATTCTTCCGTACGGAAGAAAATCCATTGGGCAAGCATCGCGTGTGGGTTTGTCGGAGTATCAGTTGTGGTCTGCGCGGCGGCGAAGAACTTCTCGCTCACATGTGCGAGAAACTCCACGTCACGCCAGGCGGCACTACAGAGGATGGCAAGATCACACTCGAGTTCGCGGAATGCCTCGGCGTCTGCGATGGGGCTCCCTGTGTTCTGGTCGATGAAGACTGTGTCCACAACGTCACTCATGAAATGGCAGATAAACTGATTAGTGAATTGAAGGCATAGCTACAGAAAACATCGTCAAGGGAACAAGTGATGGTTCCGCCAGATCAACTGAAATGTGTGGTGTTTGGCGAATTCATGACAACCGGAACATTGGTATTCAAAAACTGATAGCGCGGATCCAAGTTCAACAAATCGAAGTTTTTGAACCTCATCTCTGGCGAGAGTTTTTCAATGCAAGATCACATCGATTTGATTGAGCGTTACCCTGAAAATACCCACGACATTTTTGATGAGGTTGTCTTTGAAGCAGTTCGAGAAGCAGTTCGCGAGAACTGGTTGCACGGAATTCCAGCCAGTACCTGGCAAGAGGGAAAGATTGTGTATGTCTGGCCCTCAGACGAAGAGATCAAAAACCTGCCTTGCTACGAATTGATTGCTAATCAGGTGAAACGAGAACTCGCTATCCAGAACCTTCCGCACGAGTAATCAACGCCAGTCGCTTCAATAAATATTGTCCTTTATCGATACACGGATGCTTTCCCATGTCCACCTATGAACCTGTCCTTCTGGCTCGCATCCACAAAGAGCAGAGTCATACTCTCGACAGCTATCTGGCCGATGGGGGGTACGAAAGCTTCAAAAAGGCGCTCGGTATGACGCCTGTCGAAGTCACCACTCTGGTCAAAGATTCCGGCCTGCGTGGTCGCGGTGGTGCAGGCTTTCCCACTGGCCTGAAATGGACATTCCTCCCCAAAGATCATCCCGGCCCGATCTATCTCGCTGTCAACGGCGACGAAAGCGAACCCGGCACATTTAACAATCGCATTCTGCTCGAAAAAGACCCTCACCAGGTTCTCGAAGGGATCGCGATCAGTTGCTACGCCATTCGCTCTAACACGGCATACCTTTACCTTCGCTACGAATACGGAGCTGCCTGGCGAGCCCTGCAAAAAGCTGTTGCTGAATGCTATGAAAGAGGGATCTTCGGTAAGAACGTCTTCGGCTCGGGCTTCGATCTGGATGTCCGCCTGCACCGTGGTGCCGCAGCCTACATCTGCGGCGAAGAAACCGGACTCATCGAAAGCCTCGAAGGCAAACGCGCCTGGCCACGCATCAAGCCGCCTTTCCCAGCCATCGAAGGCCTCTTCCGCAAGCCAACCATCGTCAACAATATCGAAACCATGGCTTGCGTGACACAAATTCTGAAGCGTGGCATCGACTGGTTCAAATCGATTGGCGTACCGCCTGACCCGAACAATCCTCGCGATGCCGGCAGCTATGGCCCGAAGCTTTACTGCCTCTCAGGCCACGTCAATAAGCCGGGCTGTTATGAAGTTCCGCTGGGGATCACTGCTCGTCAGTTGATTGAAGAGTATGGTGGGGGTGTTCCCGGTGGGCGCGGGATTAAAGCCGTCGTCCCGGGTGGGATCAGCATGGGTTTTCTTGCTCCCTCCGAACTCGACACTCCACTGGATTTCAACGGTCCAGGAAAGGTCGGTTGCCTGGGTCTTGGAACCGCTGCCGTCGTGGTGATTGATGATCAGACCAGTATGGTCGATGTGGTCTATAACACGGCCCGCTTCTTTGCTCACGAATCGTGCGGGCAGTGCACGCCCTGCCGGGAAGGAACCAACTGGATGCAGCGAATTCTGCATCGGATTCGCAGCGGTCAGGGCCGGATGGAAGATCTCGACCTGTTGTTGGA is a window of Planctopirus limnophila DSM 3776 DNA encoding:
- a CDS encoding NADH-quinone oxidoreductase subunit A; translated protein: MDGLFAVLIYTGVLVGFVITNLILTHIIGPSKKTAVKQMPYESGMDPVGDARQPFDVKFYLVAILFLIFDVELLFMYPWAVAAYKGDGGVPAELSSTVYGVMLVFFGTLAIAYIYAWRKGVFKWR
- a CDS encoding NADH-quinone oxidoreductase subunit B, whose translation is MAIAQPPGSGGASATPGSSAPFVNPQKGLPDNVFLTTLNAASSWARKNSLWPMPFATACCGIELMATASSRHDLARFGAEVMRFSPRQCDLMIVAGRVAMKMMPVLQRIWLQMPEPKWCISMGACACTGGVFDTYAVVQGIDRFIPVDLYVPGCPPRPEQLIAGIMQIQDLVQKTGTMQGTEFQYRTRPTGPAPFDADEIIRIREGQMQLTPLELPASLKRGNPALEGSA
- a CDS encoding NADH-quinone oxidoreductase subunit C, whose protein sequence is MDFAALNEHLGGVLKSESFRDNTRLIVPAAQLDDLMSHLKHHLGFDMLSDVTCCDYLEYPGATDRYGVIYVVVNTKTRERLVVKTFVNDPSPTLPSMYRHWKTADWTEREVYDLFGIHFAGHPNLQRILCPPEFESHALRKDYPLKGRGERHNFPVITRAES
- the nuoD gene encoding NADH dehydrogenase (quinone) subunit D, which gives rise to MPVVASSLHPATSRNAAGGPASSHAEAANSEYLWTLNFGPQHPATHTTLRLVLTLDGEKVVKAEPDIGYLHSGFEKLGESLDFNQYVTIVDRMNYISPLANEIAWHHTVEKLLGIEITPRCTYLRTILAELMRLHDHLLCVGAVALDLGAFTAFLYFFQQRELIYDIVEYASGQRFHTSYTRVGGVLFDVNNLWADKVRSFAKNFPKIHSEVDRLLTKNRIFVDRVKGVGVLSREDAINMGCTGPIARASGVVRDLRKDEPYLAYADLDFKIAASKNGDCYARYLVRMQEMLESIKIINQAIENIPAGPVNVELEGKSVLPSKPAVYRSIEGLIHHFEMIMPNRGFKVPVEELYACTESPNGELGFYIVADGEPRAYRARCRPPSFIHFATFQHLMPGYMLSDVPAILGSLNIIAAELDR
- a CDS encoding NADH-quinone oxidoreductase subunit NuoE family protein; the encoded protein is MTVLSDDLRARIVAEFPKYPNKRAVTLPALHLVHDELRHVSTGAIEEIAELLELHPSEVHDTMTFYQFFRTEENPLGKHRVWVCRSISCGLRGGEELLAHMCEKLHVTPGGTTEDGKITLEFAECLGVCDGAPCVLVDEDCVHNVTHEMADKLISELKA
- the nuoF gene encoding NADH-quinone oxidoreductase subunit NuoF, whose product is MSTYEPVLLARIHKEQSHTLDSYLADGGYESFKKALGMTPVEVTTLVKDSGLRGRGGAGFPTGLKWTFLPKDHPGPIYLAVNGDESEPGTFNNRILLEKDPHQVLEGIAISCYAIRSNTAYLYLRYEYGAAWRALQKAVAECYERGIFGKNVFGSGFDLDVRLHRGAAAYICGEETGLIESLEGKRAWPRIKPPFPAIEGLFRKPTIVNNIETMACVTQILKRGIDWFKSIGVPPDPNNPRDAGSYGPKLYCLSGHVNKPGCYEVPLGITARQLIEEYGGGVPGGRGIKAVVPGGISMGFLAPSELDTPLDFNGPGKVGCLGLGTAAVVVIDDQTSMVDVVYNTARFFAHESCGQCTPCREGTNWMQRILHRIRSGQGRMEDLDLLLEVSGGIGMMPGTTICGLADGAGWPVKNAIRKFRSEFEEYIQSGRSTIKPCELIGAH